A part of Paraliobacillus zengyii genomic DNA contains:
- a CDS encoding ATP phosphoribosyltransferase regulatory subunit, translating into MFLPAGSQDEIGKKLDNRSKAYEIFRDVVTSRNYKAISTPVVEYANTFTNEHVGMKLHAMLKWFNREGEIEVLRADWTTAIARALINQHPKQLKWSYQGSVFRNDKDGIESRQAGIEIIRTTPFLGESESLFTAVTYLNALEIKDYLIELGHTGIFDELTTPLELNKAEEDQLRQAMHDKRRDVVYQIATDKGHPVIANQLTQVIEAYGTINEIEKYETIWASNPRLVKILHHLKQLATVLKGLGIDEVLVDLGRVKNLPYYSGTMFRGYLKENGATCFSGGRYDKLYEQFNEKISAVGLAFDVDVLADQLNNVTERESICIIASEESHVFAERLRASYSNYIVDIQYTLMDEHDYDKIIRIITDNNNEFRVIEE; encoded by the coding sequence ATGTTTTTACCAGCTGGAAGCCAAGATGAAATCGGAAAAAAGTTAGATAATCGATCAAAAGCGTATGAAATATTTCGAGATGTTGTAACGTCTCGAAATTATAAAGCAATTTCTACACCAGTTGTGGAATATGCAAATACGTTTACCAACGAACATGTTGGGATGAAGTTACATGCCATGTTGAAATGGTTTAATCGCGAAGGTGAAATAGAAGTACTCCGCGCTGATTGGACCACAGCAATCGCTCGAGCGCTAATCAATCAACATCCGAAACAATTAAAATGGTCGTATCAAGGATCAGTGTTCCGTAATGATAAAGATGGGATAGAAAGCAGACAAGCGGGTATTGAAATTATACGTACAACACCATTTCTAGGTGAGAGTGAAAGTTTATTTACTGCTGTTACTTATTTAAATGCATTAGAGATAAAGGATTATTTAATTGAACTAGGCCATACTGGCATATTTGATGAATTAACAACTCCCTTAGAATTAAACAAAGCAGAGGAAGATCAATTACGACAGGCAATGCATGATAAACGAAGAGATGTAGTCTATCAAATTGCAACAGATAAAGGACATCCAGTTATAGCTAATCAACTTACACAAGTGATTGAAGCATATGGTACGATTAATGAAATAGAGAAATATGAAACGATCTGGGCAAGTAACCCACGACTAGTAAAAATACTACATCATTTGAAGCAACTAGCTACAGTTCTCAAGGGACTAGGTATTGATGAAGTATTAGTAGATTTAGGCCGCGTTAAAAACTTACCGTATTACAGTGGTACGATGTTTAGAGGTTATTTAAAAGAGAATGGTGCTACATGTTTTTCTGGTGGTCGTTATGATAAGCTTTATGAACAATTTAATGAAAAAATTTCTGCAGTTGGTCTAGCATTTGATGTTGATGTGCTAGCAGACCAATTAAACAATGTAACGGAAAGAGAAAGCATCTGTATCATAGCATCAGAAGAATCACATGTATTTGCAGAGCGCTTACGAGCATCTTACTCAAATTACATTGTAGATATTCAATATACATTAATGGATGAACATGACTATGATAAAATTATAAGAATTATCACGGACAATAATAATGAATTTAGGGTGATAG